The proteins below come from a single Oceaniferula flava genomic window:
- a CDS encoding family 16 glycoside hydrolase, which produces MKLNHLIHPVTATVLGLVTVNAAELEEQFAPDTKWNSFGKLEADKEGLVVRSQGDDLLANIAPNGKFDKAGFLRSKEKYQDFHLKMEFMIPKGADSGVYVMGRYEIQIGDSAGKKATSISDLGAIAQRWDNHRNPKGFEGVAPKVNAAKTAGEWQTLEIVFRAPRFAKDGSKTHHAKFLKVLVNGQLAHENQVAKGPSRSAVFQNESAKPESIFIQGKTSPVAIRKFEVKKLELSTEGEPALKGSEAAPLDRQGQMMINAVDFGSKVFQAKGCVECHSTTSGEVKTGPSLYGLFTLTGRKTKVFEPGEGHRKELPADLAYLTFSIRRPHEALSVKPDGSNHLPIMPAYDFKAINDDEINALYSYLLTLNEPKDAGPKVLWKKKPAAKYQLEKDPIAILIKDYPRLERVDMGEHISARAYHVGLPGDISYSFDPRNMAIAQVWDGPFIQKKDQVSRGKGGAAQPGYKSRDYQISNLFQPFDAKGELVDLSYTSPPAMFDVKQSETFVNDKADFMKTVNAYPAKFLGVDTPKQKVPTFRYQVDDNEVAVTVNISKSSELLASFDLKLKSEQAFAIPAGKLDKVQVSHGELRDGKWILPAGEHSAVTFKATLPPLSGSRYPSDVAASESYAPQKLLWQPSKKEATLPEGYRIEDGTPPTDPFGRELMFEPLGIEFHQGEAFVSTRTAGIWKVVDGEWRLFAEGAYESIGMVVNSPNEVVIGEKAGLTRLIDSDHDHWAEKRINITDKFRFNGGYHEYLHGPIKYNGNYLFTLNLSHEVMGAYKAGGRYMGSRGGLRGWMLSSDEQGNTELYANGFRSPAGLALSPENEIVYAENQGEFVGTSKMFKVHKGKFYGNPTGLIDLPGKNVSSPDVQWDAVKDSRELPFVLLPHGEVMNTPGSPEFLTDKINFGPFQGQMFLGDQMQSNIYRIDSQVVDGQEQAVAIPFAEGLESGAVRIRFNPADSSLWIGQTGRGWRALGGQLAAFQRIVYDPSVTVDAIKTVKVTAEGFDIHFTQPQSGADEAANIECDSWYYINSAKYGSPREGVRKEKVSSTRWNAEKTICHVTLDDFKVKRAQSDHSARVFRLNLANTAYGKKHGPFLSKAYYTLYKIPKS; this is translated from the coding sequence CTCCGCAGCAAGGAGAAGTATCAAGATTTCCACCTCAAGATGGAGTTCATGATCCCGAAGGGGGCGGACTCCGGCGTCTACGTCATGGGCCGCTACGAGATCCAGATTGGCGATAGTGCCGGGAAGAAAGCCACCAGCATCTCAGACCTCGGAGCCATCGCCCAGCGCTGGGACAATCACCGCAATCCGAAGGGCTTCGAAGGCGTCGCTCCGAAGGTGAATGCCGCCAAGACGGCGGGCGAGTGGCAGACGCTCGAAATCGTTTTCCGCGCACCTCGTTTCGCCAAAGACGGCAGCAAGACCCACCACGCGAAGTTCCTCAAGGTGCTGGTCAATGGCCAGCTGGCCCACGAGAACCAGGTGGCCAAAGGGCCGTCGCGCTCAGCTGTGTTCCAGAATGAGTCCGCCAAGCCGGAATCGATTTTCATCCAGGGGAAGACCAGCCCGGTCGCCATCCGCAAGTTCGAGGTGAAGAAGCTGGAGCTGAGCACCGAGGGTGAGCCCGCGCTCAAGGGCAGCGAGGCCGCTCCGCTGGATCGCCAAGGCCAGATGATGATCAATGCCGTCGATTTCGGTAGCAAGGTGTTCCAGGCGAAAGGTTGCGTCGAGTGCCACAGCACCACCTCAGGCGAGGTGAAAACCGGGCCGTCGCTCTACGGTTTGTTCACTCTGACCGGGAGAAAAACCAAGGTCTTTGAACCGGGCGAAGGTCACCGCAAGGAGCTGCCTGCGGACCTCGCTTACCTGACATTTTCCATCCGCCGCCCGCACGAGGCGCTTTCGGTGAAGCCCGATGGCAGCAACCACCTGCCGATCATGCCCGCCTATGATTTCAAGGCGATCAACGACGATGAAATCAACGCGCTCTACAGCTACCTGCTGACCCTGAACGAGCCCAAGGACGCAGGTCCGAAGGTGCTCTGGAAGAAGAAGCCGGCCGCCAAGTATCAGCTGGAAAAAGATCCCATCGCCATCCTGATCAAAGACTATCCGCGCCTGGAGCGGGTCGATATGGGCGAGCACATTTCCGCCCGCGCCTACCACGTCGGCCTGCCCGGCGACATCAGCTACAGCTTCGATCCGCGTAACATGGCGATCGCCCAAGTCTGGGACGGCCCGTTCATTCAGAAAAAAGATCAGGTGAGCCGCGGTAAAGGCGGTGCTGCCCAGCCCGGCTACAAGAGCCGCGATTACCAGATTTCCAACCTCTTCCAGCCCTTCGATGCCAAGGGGGAATTGGTCGATCTCAGCTACACCTCGCCGCCGGCGATGTTCGACGTCAAGCAGTCGGAGACATTCGTCAACGACAAGGCGGACTTCATGAAAACCGTCAATGCCTACCCGGCGAAGTTCCTCGGGGTGGACACACCGAAGCAGAAAGTCCCTACCTTCCGCTACCAGGTGGACGACAATGAAGTGGCCGTGACCGTTAACATCAGCAAGTCCTCCGAGCTGCTGGCCAGCTTTGATCTCAAGCTGAAGTCCGAGCAGGCTTTCGCCATCCCTGCGGGGAAATTGGACAAGGTGCAGGTCTCCCACGGCGAGCTGCGCGATGGCAAGTGGATCCTGCCCGCCGGCGAGCATTCCGCCGTCACCTTCAAGGCGACCCTGCCACCGCTGTCCGGCAGCCGTTATCCATCGGACGTCGCCGCCAGCGAGAGCTACGCGCCGCAGAAGCTGCTGTGGCAGCCATCGAAAAAAGAGGCCACCTTGCCAGAAGGATACCGCATCGAGGATGGCACGCCGCCCACCGATCCCTTCGGCCGCGAGCTGATGTTCGAGCCTCTCGGCATCGAGTTCCATCAGGGCGAAGCCTTCGTCTCCACCCGCACCGCAGGCATCTGGAAAGTGGTCGATGGTGAGTGGCGCTTGTTTGCCGAAGGCGCTTACGAATCGATCGGTATGGTGGTGAACTCCCCCAATGAGGTGGTGATCGGCGAGAAGGCCGGCCTCACACGCCTGATCGATAGCGATCACGACCACTGGGCGGAAAAACGCATCAACATCACGGATAAGTTCCGTTTCAATGGCGGCTACCACGAGTATCTGCACGGGCCGATCAAGTACAATGGCAACTACCTCTTCACCCTCAACCTCAGCCACGAGGTGATGGGCGCTTACAAGGCGGGAGGCCGCTACATGGGGTCCCGCGGTGGTCTGCGCGGCTGGATGCTCTCGTCCGATGAGCAGGGGAACACGGAGCTCTACGCCAATGGTTTCCGCAGCCCGGCCGGCCTGGCATTGTCGCCTGAAAATGAAATCGTCTACGCTGAGAACCAGGGTGAATTCGTCGGCACCTCGAAGATGTTCAAGGTGCACAAAGGCAAGTTCTACGGCAACCCGACTGGTCTGATCGATCTCCCCGGCAAGAATGTTTCCAGCCCCGATGTCCAGTGGGATGCGGTCAAGGATAGCCGCGAGCTGCCATTCGTCCTGCTGCCTCACGGCGAGGTGATGAACACCCCCGGATCGCCGGAATTCTTGACCGATAAGATCAACTTCGGACCTTTCCAAGGCCAGATGTTCCTGGGCGACCAGATGCAGTCGAACATTTACCGCATCGACTCCCAAGTGGTCGATGGCCAGGAGCAAGCGGTCGCCATTCCCTTCGCCGAGGGACTGGAATCCGGCGCTGTGAGAATCCGTTTCAACCCGGCAGACTCGAGCCTCTGGATCGGCCAGACTGGTCGTGGCTGGCGCGCGCTCGGTGGTCAGCTCGCTGCCTTCCAGCGCATCGTTTACGATCCCTCGGTCACCGTGGATGCGATCAAGACGGTGAAAGTCACTGCCGAGGGCTTCGATATCCACTTCACCCAGCCGCAGTCCGGCGCGGATGAAGCGGCCAACATCGAGTGCGATTCCTGGTATTACATCAACAGCGCGAAATACGGCTCGCCCCGCGAAGGTGTGCGTAAGGAAAAGGTCAGCAGCACCCGCTGGAATGCCGAGAAGACCATCTGCCACGTCACCCTGGATGATTTCAAAGTGAAGCGTGCGCAGTCCGATCACAGCGCCCGCGTGTTCCGCCTGAACCTGGCGAACACCGCCTACGGCAAGAAACACGGACCATTTTTATCCAAGGCCTACTACACCTTGTATAAGATTCCGAAGAGCTAA
- a CDS encoding peroxiredoxin-like family protein → MNHLSLREQTDQQIAKTRAANPDFMGAVDELLAEAKSFQRGAEAIDLAQKAPDFELPNARGELVALSDLLACGPVVVTFYRGGWCPYCNLQLQAMQTRLPELRELGASLVAISPQKPDASLSDEEKQELSFSVLSDQDAKTAASYGVAWEVPERLLSHMRDDRGLDLESINDGNASILPIPATFVLDAEGVVRWRFVDVDYRTRAEPQDIVEAVQQLSENAG, encoded by the coding sequence ATGAATCATCTATCTCTGAGAGAGCAAACCGATCAGCAAATCGCCAAAACCCGCGCAGCCAACCCTGACTTCATGGGCGCCGTGGATGAGCTGCTGGCCGAGGCCAAATCCTTCCAACGCGGAGCCGAGGCGATCGATCTCGCTCAGAAAGCCCCCGATTTTGAACTGCCGAATGCCCGCGGAGAATTGGTCGCCCTCAGCGATCTTCTCGCCTGTGGTCCGGTGGTGGTGACCTTCTATCGCGGCGGCTGGTGCCCGTATTGCAACCTCCAGCTGCAGGCGATGCAGACTCGCCTCCCCGAGCTGCGCGAGCTCGGTGCCAGCTTGGTGGCCATCAGTCCGCAGAAGCCGGATGCCTCACTGAGCGACGAGGAAAAACAAGAGCTCAGCTTCTCCGTGCTCAGCGATCAGGACGCCAAGACCGCGGCGAGCTACGGCGTTGCCTGGGAGGTGCCGGAACGCCTGCTCAGCCACATGCGCGACGACCGGGGGCTCGACCTCGAATCGATCAACGATGGCAATGCCAGCATCCTTCCCATCCCCGCCACCTTTGTGCTCGATGCCGAAGGCGTGGTGCGCTGGCGCTTTGTCGATGTCGATTACCGCACCCGTGCCGAGCCCCAGGACATCGTCGAGGCCGTGCAGCAGCTGAGCGAGAACGCCGGTTAA
- a CDS encoding zinc-binding alcohol dehydrogenase family protein, which produces MKAIQFIRNSSAAGSAIDVEIETPTPTGHDLLVQVEAVGLNPVDYKVRPAEGDDPKILGFDAAGVVVSGGEDTSLFQPGDRVYYAGDVTRPGSNAEYQLVDERIVGKRPTSLDAATSAALPLTALTAWESLFHRLGIDVDTPEKNAGQTLLIIGGAGGVGSITIQLAKLAGLTVVATASREESASWCRKLGADHIINHHEDMPAQLKELGLGMVNYIANYNDIDAVWDAMGEMIAPQGGIVLITGNEQALDLTGPFKVKSVSICWEFMFTRSMFSTPDMIEQHHILNRVTELVDAGQLIATANDQLSPIQAENILEGHRRMEAKSAIGKLTVSGWD; this is translated from the coding sequence ATGAAAGCCATCCAATTTATCCGAAACAGCAGCGCAGCTGGATCTGCCATCGATGTCGAGATCGAGACGCCCACACCCACCGGCCACGATCTCTTGGTCCAGGTGGAGGCCGTGGGGCTGAATCCGGTCGATTACAAAGTCCGCCCCGCCGAGGGTGACGATCCGAAAATCCTCGGCTTCGATGCCGCAGGGGTGGTGGTCAGTGGTGGCGAGGACACATCGCTTTTCCAGCCGGGAGATCGCGTTTATTACGCCGGCGATGTCACCCGCCCAGGCAGCAATGCCGAGTATCAGCTGGTGGACGAACGCATCGTGGGCAAGCGCCCCACCTCGCTGGACGCAGCCACCAGCGCCGCCCTACCACTCACCGCGCTGACCGCTTGGGAGTCTTTGTTTCACCGCTTGGGCATCGATGTGGATACTCCGGAGAAAAATGCCGGACAGACACTGCTGATCATCGGGGGTGCCGGTGGTGTGGGATCGATCACCATTCAGCTGGCGAAATTGGCCGGGCTCACTGTGGTGGCGACCGCATCGCGTGAGGAGAGCGCCAGCTGGTGCCGCAAGCTCGGCGCCGATCACATTATCAATCACCACGAGGACATGCCGGCGCAGCTGAAAGAGCTCGGCCTGGGGATGGTGAATTACATCGCGAACTACAACGACATCGATGCCGTCTGGGATGCCATGGGCGAGATGATTGCTCCCCAGGGTGGCATCGTCCTGATCACCGGGAACGAGCAAGCGCTCGATCTCACCGGCCCGTTCAAGGTGAAGTCGGTGTCGATCTGTTGGGAGTTCATGTTCACTCGCTCGATGTTCAGCACTCCGGACATGATCGAGCAGCACCACATTCTCAACCGCGTGACGGAGCTGGTCGATGCCGGGCAACTCATCGCCACCGCCAACGATCAGCTGAGCCCGATCCAGGCCGAGAACATCCTCGAAGGCCACCGCCGGATGGAGGCGAAGTCGGCGATTGGAAAGCTCACGGTCTCCGGCTGGGACTAA
- a CDS encoding DUF421 domain-containing protein has product MFVSHPTLDLILRGLILTTVGLVWVVLLVRVNGLRSFSKMTNFDFVMTVAVGSLLAGASQATNWSGFVQSIIAMAALFIVQRLAASLRKRSDTAEDLMQNEPVILMRDGAIIEKALSATRVSRSDLMAKLREANVLDLQEVRAVVLETTGDISVLHGESCAEDLLTGTRCIDE; this is encoded by the coding sequence ATGTTTGTTTCGCACCCCACTCTCGATCTCATCCTGCGCGGCCTGATCCTGACCACCGTGGGGCTGGTTTGGGTTGTTTTGTTAGTGCGGGTGAATGGTCTGCGCTCGTTTTCCAAGATGACGAACTTTGACTTCGTCATGACGGTGGCGGTGGGCTCTTTGTTAGCCGGTGCCAGCCAGGCCACCAACTGGTCAGGTTTCGTGCAGAGCATCATTGCTATGGCGGCACTCTTTATCGTCCAGCGACTCGCCGCCAGCCTGCGCAAGCGCTCGGACACCGCCGAGGACCTGATGCAGAATGAGCCGGTGATCCTGATGCGTGACGGTGCCATCATCGAGAAGGCGCTCAGTGCCACCCGAGTTTCCCGCAGCGATCTGATGGCGAAGCTGCGCGAGGCAAATGTGCTGGATCTCCAGGAGGTCCGCGCCGTCGTGCTGGAAACCACCGGCGATATCTCGGTGCTGCACGGCGAATCCTGCGCGGAGGATCTGCTGACCGGCACCCGCTGCATCGACGAGTAG
- a CDS encoding YitT family protein has translation MNELETNTALREGMKGYGLVILAGVLYAIALKYFVLPSKVILTGTEGIATALSYYFESYALFITLYVIFQAGLLCFAFTKVGRVFALRSMVVVGTVVLGLIVLPELRFADPEPQNERIILVLFGGILAGVAKAMAFQNRGSTGDEDILGAYFAIKYLKPVGSIAVISSIGSTAFGLSMDFLKNGDFETVINTLMYTCIYIFVSAEMLNNLYRKFKITMLAVISKDHKTVAASITATSAHRTYSLHESTGGHSQESFRVIRTIITHEELPQMIAAVQAADPECFYYYHDIEGISSRYYISPIG, from the coding sequence ATGAACGAGCTCGAAACGAACACAGCCCTCCGCGAAGGGATGAAGGGGTATGGCCTGGTGATCCTGGCTGGCGTGCTCTATGCCATCGCCCTGAAATACTTTGTGCTCCCGTCCAAGGTGATCCTAACAGGCACCGAAGGGATTGCCACGGCGCTCTCGTATTACTTCGAGAGCTACGCCCTGTTCATCACCCTCTACGTGATCTTCCAGGCCGGGCTGCTTTGTTTTGCCTTCACCAAGGTAGGGCGGGTGTTTGCCCTGCGCTCGATGGTGGTGGTCGGCACCGTGGTGCTTGGCTTGATTGTGCTGCCGGAGCTTCGCTTTGCCGATCCAGAACCGCAGAACGAACGGATCATTCTGGTGCTGTTCGGGGGCATCCTCGCCGGCGTCGCCAAGGCGATGGCTTTCCAAAATCGGGGGTCGACCGGTGATGAGGACATCCTCGGCGCTTACTTTGCCATCAAGTATCTGAAACCTGTGGGTTCGATTGCGGTGATCTCATCGATCGGCTCCACGGCATTCGGATTGAGCATGGATTTCTTGAAAAATGGTGACTTCGAAACGGTGATCAACACCCTGATGTACACCTGCATTTACATCTTCGTCTCCGCCGAGATGCTCAATAACCTCTACCGGAAATTCAAGATCACCATGCTGGCGGTGATTTCCAAAGACCACAAGACGGTGGCGGCATCCATCACGGCCACCTCAGCGCACCGGACCTATTCGTTGCACGAGTCCACCGGTGGCCACAGCCAGGAATCCTTCCGCGTGATCCGCACCATCATCACCCACGAGGAGCTGCCGCAGATGATCGCCGCGGTGCAGGCTGCCGATCCGGAGTGTTTTTACTACTACCACGATATCGAGGGGATCTCCTCCCGCTACTACATCTCGCCCATCGGTTAG
- a CDS encoding TlpA family protein disulfide reductase, protein MTTIHAASRSIFSASLTPFFRLSLLLASTVMAAAPVGAQQAATKASVVAGSEVSLSAITQATWVQGEGPKAFEPGKVYIFECWATWCGPCIMMIPHVNELHKKYYDKGLRVYGMSVWEDDQAKVEKFVKFKGAKMSYPVAFTGKGSAFESEWLKAAGVKSIPHAFIVRNGKLLASTQASRLTDQLIETLLAGDEGAQQGANTLLSAQNQQGKTKQLVQAIYNARNKQDAAKMSTLLKQLKGIDSAHPEIPILELWVLIVCKDWPAAVTELKEMPVSETKNSFISMTGMRLARSEQHGYPEDFMKAFVPLYADYVLRNESPIGPNHFVSLSIHQWRLGNKEDAAMTAKQGVAAAKAFAVGRALPIQPYGRFAKSVHEGSLPTLKDLSKWQREAREQAAPKK, encoded by the coding sequence ATGACCACGATCCACGCAGCTTCACGCTCGATTTTTTCTGCCTCCCTGACTCCATTTTTCCGGCTGAGCCTGCTGCTTGCCTCTACGGTCATGGCGGCTGCCCCCGTCGGTGCCCAGCAGGCGGCGACCAAAGCTAGCGTGGTCGCGGGCTCTGAAGTCAGCCTGTCCGCCATCACCCAGGCCACCTGGGTGCAGGGCGAGGGACCCAAAGCCTTTGAACCGGGCAAAGTCTACATCTTCGAGTGCTGGGCGACGTGGTGCGGCCCCTGCATCATGATGATCCCCCACGTCAACGAACTGCACAAAAAATACTACGACAAGGGGCTGCGGGTCTACGGCATGAGCGTCTGGGAGGACGATCAGGCCAAGGTGGAAAAATTCGTCAAATTCAAGGGCGCCAAGATGTCGTATCCGGTTGCCTTCACCGGTAAGGGCTCGGCATTCGAGAGCGAATGGCTGAAGGCCGCCGGCGTGAAATCCATCCCCCATGCATTCATCGTCAGAAATGGCAAACTGCTGGCGTCCACCCAGGCTTCCCGGCTCACGGACCAACTGATCGAGACCCTGCTCGCCGGTGACGAGGGGGCCCAGCAAGGCGCAAACACCCTGCTATCCGCCCAGAACCAGCAGGGGAAAACCAAGCAACTGGTGCAAGCCATCTACAACGCCAGGAACAAGCAAGACGCCGCCAAGATGAGCACCCTACTCAAGCAGCTCAAAGGCATCGACTCCGCTCACCCCGAGATCCCGATCCTCGAGCTCTGGGTGCTGATTGTTTGCAAAGATTGGCCAGCGGCCGTGACTGAGCTCAAGGAGATGCCTGTGAGTGAGACCAAGAACTCGTTCATCTCGATGACCGGCATGCGGCTCGCTCGCAGTGAGCAGCACGGGTATCCGGAGGACTTCATGAAAGCCTTCGTGCCACTCTACGCCGACTACGTCCTGCGCAACGAATCGCCCATCGGTCCGAACCACTTTGTCAGCCTGAGCATCCACCAATGGCGTCTCGGAAACAAGGAAGACGCAGCCATGACCGCCAAGCAGGGTGTGGCAGCAGCCAAGGCCTTCGCCGTGGGAAGAGCATTGCCCATCCAACCCTACGGACGCTTTGCCAAATCCGTCCATGAAGGCAGCCTCCCCACGCTCAAGGACCTGTCCAAGTGGCAGCGTGAAGCCAGAGAGCAAGCTGCGCCGAAGAAGTAA
- a CDS encoding type 1 glutamine amidotransferase domain-containing protein — protein MKSLLTLIASLLLIPLTQAAADKPTVLIVVTNHAKMPDGKATGLWLAEATHPWQKFVQAGYAVDFASPKGGKSPIDPRSTKAPDAVNEQFLNDKTYQNALDQTKVLKDVDAKNYAAIFFAGGHGTMWDFPAAPGASEIAGKIYAQGGIVSAVCHGPAALVNLKLPDGSLLIKGKKVTGFTNSEEDKVGLTEAVPFLLEDKLKAQGASYSSGPDFKAHTVVSDRLVTGQNPASAAPAAEAIIKLLKKRG, from the coding sequence ATGAAATCGCTCCTCACTCTCATTGCCAGTTTACTGCTCATTCCACTGACCCAGGCGGCCGCGGATAAGCCGACCGTTTTGATTGTGGTCACCAACCATGCGAAGATGCCTGATGGAAAAGCGACCGGGCTGTGGCTCGCCGAGGCTACCCACCCATGGCAGAAATTTGTTCAGGCCGGATATGCGGTCGACTTTGCCAGTCCGAAGGGTGGGAAATCGCCGATCGATCCACGCAGCACCAAGGCACCCGACGCCGTGAACGAGCAATTTTTAAACGACAAAACCTACCAGAACGCGCTCGATCAAACCAAGGTGCTTAAGGATGTGGATGCCAAAAACTACGCCGCCATCTTCTTCGCCGGCGGACACGGCACGATGTGGGACTTTCCCGCTGCTCCCGGAGCCTCGGAGATCGCAGGAAAAATCTATGCCCAGGGCGGAATCGTCTCGGCCGTCTGTCACGGCCCGGCGGCGCTGGTCAACTTGAAGCTCCCTGATGGCTCGCTGTTGATCAAAGGGAAAAAGGTCACCGGTTTCACCAACAGCGAGGAGGACAAGGTAGGGCTCACCGAGGCTGTGCCATTTCTGCTGGAAGACAAACTCAAGGCCCAGGGAGCAAGCTACAGCTCCGGCCCGGACTTCAAAGCTCACACGGTCGTTTCCGACCGACTGGTCACCGGCCAAAACCCAGCCTCGGCAGCCCCTGCGGCGGAGGCGATTATCAAGCTTCTGAAAAAGCGCGGCTAA
- a CDS encoding GIY-YIG nuclease family protein produces MTIRDLIDPANVPNLQIHRIAGLKKDAFLERVACVRAIRGLDERRELTWYPTTAREWTLWEDIHNAVNKGEFGNVGVREDYYPFGLVLPRPLHNLFERNDLAVIQRQVVAYLATVLAYDPDGEKFIPDQVFPPVAQMAQQARAELYPEQVDQNLLWEEFLPDVDKAFTTYSGAPAFEFLRFPPYTQRPHDVTSRWWIDSEFHLGYGSYYFTGTDWKTLIVEKGDDALMRSESDKETWELWLHAFKLGGLNLGSEASFFATPAVRGTIYVIRQEGSDHYKIGWTTAENPAARLRSLQTGSPKKLELIGHFSAASRTTEGTVHRLFSTHRTSGEWFTLTEQQVSDLLDPAWRRSQQIN; encoded by the coding sequence ATGACGATTCGAGACCTCATTGACCCGGCGAATGTGCCAAATCTCCAGATCCATCGAATCGCAGGTCTAAAGAAGGATGCGTTTCTTGAGCGTGTGGCCTGCGTTCGTGCAATCAGGGGACTTGATGAGAGAAGAGAGCTTACTTGGTATCCAACCACAGCACGCGAATGGACCCTGTGGGAGGATATTCACAACGCGGTCAACAAAGGCGAATTTGGAAACGTTGGAGTTCGAGAGGACTACTACCCATTTGGCTTAGTCCTGCCTCGCCCGCTTCACAACCTCTTCGAACGAAACGATCTTGCCGTGATCCAGAGGCAGGTTGTCGCCTACTTGGCAACTGTCCTTGCCTATGATCCTGACGGCGAGAAGTTCATACCAGACCAAGTTTTTCCTCCAGTAGCACAGATGGCTCAGCAGGCACGGGCCGAGTTGTATCCGGAGCAGGTTGATCAGAACCTCTTGTGGGAAGAGTTTCTTCCTGATGTCGACAAAGCCTTTACCACGTATTCAGGGGCTCCTGCGTTCGAGTTTCTTCGATTCCCACCTTACACGCAGCGGCCACACGACGTGACCAGTCGGTGGTGGATCGATTCCGAGTTTCACCTCGGTTACGGCAGCTACTACTTCACAGGAACCGATTGGAAGACACTCATTGTCGAGAAGGGCGACGATGCTCTCATGAGATCCGAATCAGACAAGGAAACATGGGAGTTATGGCTACACGCTTTCAAACTGGGTGGACTAAACCTTGGTTCCGAAGCATCATTCTTTGCGACTCCAGCAGTCCGTGGAACTATTTACGTGATACGCCAAGAAGGATCCGATCACTACAAGATTGGCTGGACTACTGCCGAGAACCCAGCGGCTCGTCTCAGATCTTTACAAACAGGATCACCAAAGAAGCTAGAGCTGATTGGGCATTTTTCTGCGGCATCCCGCACTACAGAAGGAACTGTTCATCGCCTATTTTCCACGCACAGAACTTCTGGCGAGTGGTTTACTCTCACCGAACAGCAGGTGTCCGACCTCTTGGATCCCGCGTGGCGTCGAAGCCAACAAATCAACTAA
- a CDS encoding Txe/YoeB family addiction module toxin: protein MSYSLVYARQARKDAKKLKGTHLAKKAKDLLEVIKENPYADPPPYESLVGDLKGAYSRRINIQHRLVYEVVEDEHVIKVLRLWTHYE from the coding sequence GTGAGCTACTCGCTCGTGTATGCTCGCCAAGCTCGCAAGGATGCCAAGAAGCTCAAAGGCACACATTTAGCAAAGAAGGCCAAGGATCTACTAGAGGTCATTAAAGAGAATCCTTATGCTGACCCACCTCCTTATGAGTCATTGGTGGGGGACCTTAAAGGCGCCTATTCGAGGCGTATCAATATCCAACATCGATTGGTCTACGAGGTCGTCGAAGATGAGCACGTCATCAAGGTTTTACGGCTTTGGACTCACTACGAATAG
- a CDS encoding type II toxin-antitoxin system Phd/YefM family antitoxin has product MKTITATSARSDLYRLIDSAQSTHEPVQITGKRGNAVLIAEEDWRAIQETIYLLGIPGMRDSIVKGMAEPIEECSEEIDL; this is encoded by the coding sequence ATGAAGACGATCACCGCAACATCAGCTCGCTCAGATCTATACAGGTTAATCGATTCAGCCCAGTCCACTCATGAGCCTGTGCAGATCACAGGCAAGCGGGGAAATGCCGTATTGATCGCTGAAGAGGATTGGCGCGCCATTCAGGAAACGATTTATCTATTGGGTATTCCTGGTATGAGAGACTCCATTGTTAAGGGGATGGCTGAACCGATTGAAGAGTGCAGTGAGGAGATCGATCTGTGA
- a CDS encoding CbrC family protein, which translates to MSFKYFADPKAFAYVADEGQACHFCKATQNCLDGGNLFGQEDIEAVCFDCMAAGKLIDLDISANQIDEAALDRANDPEGVSNEITYCTPSVPTWQDCYWPVKNGKPYRFIKIASKLDYVSKEQFVATLFDCDQDAELWDMLPDRKIENMKEGQYDISFYLFEDSGDKLTIWDAN; encoded by the coding sequence ATGAGCTTCAAGTATTTCGCCGACCCGAAGGCATTCGCTTATGTCGCTGACGAAGGCCAGGCATGTCATTTCTGCAAGGCTACTCAGAACTGTCTCGATGGCGGCAATCTATTCGGCCAAGAGGATATCGAGGCAGTGTGCTTCGATTGCATGGCCGCAGGGAAGTTGATCGATCTGGATATTTCCGCCAACCAGATCGATGAAGCTGCTCTTGATCGGGCCAATGATCCTGAGGGCGTCTCCAACGAGATTACCTATTGCACCCCGTCAGTTCCGACGTGGCAGGACTGCTACTGGCCGGTAAAGAACGGCAAACCCTACAGATTTATCAAGATTGCATCGAAGTTGGACTACGTGTCGAAAGAGCAATTCGTGGCGACACTTTTTGACTGCGACCAGGACGCCGAGTTATGGGACATGCTTCCTGATCGGAAGATCGAAAACATGAAGGAGGGGCAGTATGACATTTCGTTCTATCTCTTCGAGGACTCAGGCGATAAGCTCACGATCTGGGATGCAAACTAA